A DNA window from Streptomyces bacillaris contains the following coding sequences:
- a CDS encoding biotin transporter BioY: MSTAAAPVRSGAVLADLLPAARHRYAVDAALVLGGAALTGLAAQIAVPVPGSPVPVTGQTFAALLIGTSLGARRGFLSLAVYAVVGMAGMPWFAEGTSGYAMPSLGYILGMLLAATVVGALARRGGDRSVLRTAGTMAVGSAVIYAVGVPYLALATGMSLSAAVAAGLTPFLIGDALKAALAMGALPAAWKLLGRRD, encoded by the coding sequence ATGAGCACTGCTGCCGCCCCCGTCCGCTCCGGAGCGGTCCTCGCCGACCTGCTGCCCGCCGCCCGGCACCGTTACGCCGTCGACGCGGCCCTCGTCCTGGGCGGCGCCGCCCTCACCGGCCTCGCGGCCCAGATCGCCGTCCCGGTCCCCGGCTCCCCGGTCCCCGTCACCGGTCAGACCTTCGCCGCGCTGCTCATCGGCACCTCGCTCGGCGCCCGCCGGGGCTTCCTCTCCCTCGCGGTGTACGCGGTCGTCGGCATGGCCGGCATGCCGTGGTTCGCGGAGGGCACCTCGGGCTACGCGATGCCGTCCCTCGGCTACATCCTCGGCATGCTGCTCGCCGCCACCGTCGTCGGCGCCCTCGCCCGCCGGGGCGGTGACCGCTCGGTGCTGCGCACGGCGGGCACAATGGCGGTCGGCTCCGCGGTCATCTACGCCGTCGGCGTGCCCTACCTGGCCCTCGCCACCGGCATGTCCCTGAGCGCCGCCGTCGCGGCCGGGCTCACCCCGTTCCTGATCGGCGACGCCCTCAAGGCGGCCCTGGCGATGGGCGCGCTGCCCGCCGCCTGGAAGCTGCTCGGCCGCCGCGACTGA